One genomic region from Argentina anserina chromosome 2, drPotAnse1.1, whole genome shotgun sequence encodes:
- the LOC126784154 gene encoding uncharacterized protein LOC126784154: MENGCHIKGHHPGQLLTAVGIDANNGMYPIAYALVEIKDQATWIWFLEYLKGDLGIENSKRLVFMSDKQKGIENAIKALYPYAEHMNCVRHLYNNFKGKNPGEGLKQLMWNAPRSSTETWYKKHMDDLKMLSPDAFNWFHDKPPRHWSRAFFVDDSKCDILLNNLYESFNHVILPCRDKPVLTMFEKLRMDMMVRNANRRVSCEQWKGVVGPRIKKIIVKTAERVTQYRAHRSTEYSYQVIGTWENGSKHAVDLGLHTCTCRRWQLSGIPCVHALCAIRFKKHDLDLYCDDYLMASTYLQTYTPAISPIAGQDDWEQVDFPIAPPPYTKQAGRPKMKRTKEADEKNKGMAPPAPIQGKLELKTGKTGIKMTCGICKQQGHNKTSCPINKAKKLASGEGQSSGASIKKRVRAKVTRSATPSTAATNVKGQIIRSVKGWYKRKAAEGGTYAEFAAASSSTQTQHVATQESQNNVD; this comes from the exons ATGGAGA ATGGCTGCCATATCAAAGGCCATCATCCTGGACAGCTGTTAACTGCAGTTGGCATTGATGCAAACAATGGGATGTACCCTATTGCCTATGCACTTGTGGAAATAAAGGATCAAGCTACTTGGATCTGGTTCCTTGAATACTTGAAGGGTGATTTGGGTATAGAAAACAGCAAGAGGCTTGTGTTCATGTCTGACAAACAAAAAGGAATAGAAAATGCTATCAAAG CTTTGTATCCTTATGCTGAACATATGAATTGTGTTAGGCATTTGTACAACAACTTCAAGGGTAAGAATCCAGGAGAGGGACTGAAACAGTTAATGTGGAATGCACCAAGAAGTAGTACTGAAACTTGGTATAAGAAGCACATGGATGACTTGAAGATGTTGAGTCCTGATGCATTTAACTGGTTTCATGACAAACCTCCAAGACATTGGAGTAGAGCTTTCTTTGTTGATGACTCAAAGTGTGATATCCTTCTCAACAACCTGTATGAGTCCTTCAACCATGTCATCTTACCTTGTAGGGATAAGCCTGTTCTTACCATGTTTGAGAAGTTGAGGATGGATATGATGGTGAGGAATGCAAACAGAAGGGTTTCTTGTGAGCAGTGGAAGGGAGTCGTTGGTCCTAGGATAAAGAAGATAATAGTTAAGACTGCAGAGAGAGTAACACAGTACAGAGCACATAGGAGCACTGAGTACAGCTACCAAGTTATTGGAACATGGGAAAATGGCAGCAAGCATGCAGTGGACTTGGGTCTTCATACATGTACTTGCAGAAGGTGGCAGCTTAGTGGCATACCTTGTGTACATGCCCTATGCGCAATAAGATTCAAGAAACATGATCTTGATTTGTACTGTGATGACTACCTCATGGCTTCTACCTATTTACAGACATATACACCTGCCATAAGCCCCATTGCAGGGCAGGATGATTGGGAACAAGTTGACTTCCCAATTGCTCCTCCTCCATATACGAAGCAAGCTGGCAGGCCTAAAATGAAGAGAACTAAAGAAGCTGATGAGAAGAACAAGGGCATGGCACCACCAGCTCCCATTCAGGGGAAATTGGAGTTGAAAACTGGTAAAACTGGCATTAAGATGACTTGTGGAATTTGTAAACAACAAGGACACAACAAAACTAGTTGTCCTATAAATAAGGCTAAAAAACTTGCATCA GGGGAAGGACAATCTAGTGGAGCTAGCATAAAGAAGAGAGTTAGAGCTAAG GTTACCAGATCTGCAACCCCATCTACAGCTGCTACTAATGTCAAGGGCCAAATCATAAGGTCTGTGAAGGGCTGGTATAAGAGAAAGGCAGCAGAGGGAGGTACTTATGCTGAGTTTGCTGCTGCTTCTTCCTCAACTCAAACTCAACATGTAGCTACACAAGAGAGTCAAAACAATGTTGATTAG
- the LOC126782377 gene encoding pentatricopeptide repeat-containing protein At2g30780, protein MKRIWRLSDAATGPILSRRHLRFSPKPETVTTPYTYTLTNSPIFRITRDAIDNPPPPPPPPPQSFSGAITLFTEKPSFLNIKAAREDPSPKLHHLAEQLLQTGRDSEKIARVLEDKGTSEFLRSFNFDRVNPFLVLAYQLRCWPHLALEVFNWRRNQAVGGNPMKPEEYTKAITFAGKIKNVELARELFDEAVNKRLKTTTMYNALMSAYMFNGENAKCQSLFLDLKREQDCRPNIVSYNILISVFGRLMLVDHMEATVQGLMEINLSPNLKTYNNVIAAYVTSWMWDRMETTFQEMKAGPVQPDTSTYLLMLRGYAHSGNLEKMEEMYELVKDHVNDKEIELIRVMICAYCKSSGKDRVEKIHTLLNLIPEDQYRAWLHVLLIRVYAQEDCFEVMERSIDEAFERKTSIHTAGVMRSIIASYFRCKEVDRLAHFVKRAESARWRICRSLYHCKMVMYASEQRLEEMENVISEMACFNLDRTKKTLWILYQAYFNCGERNKVAKVLGLMWKHGYEVPLELMPS, encoded by the exons ATGAAACGAATATGGAGGCTCTCCGACGCGGCGACTGGGCCGATCCTCAGCCGCCGCCACCTCCGTTTCTCCCCTAAACCCGAAACCGTAACCACCCCTTACACCTACACTCTCACCAACTCCCCCATTTTCAGAATCACTCGCGACGCCATCGACAacccccctcctcctcctccgccgccgccacAGTCCTTCTCCGGCGCCATCACACTCTTCACCGAAAAGCCCTCCTTTCTAAATATCAAAGCAGCCCGGGAGGATCCGTCCCCCAAGCTCCACCACCTGGCGGAGCAGCTCCTCCAGACCGGCCGCGATTCCGAGAAGATTGCTAGGGTTCTGGAGGACAAGGGCACTTCTGAGTTTCTCCGGAGCTTTAACTTTGATCGTGTCAATCCTTTTCTGGTGCTTGCTTATCAGTTGCGTTGCTGGCCTCATTTGGCTCTCGAG GTTTTTAACTGGAGAAGAAACCAGGCGGTTGGTGGCAATCCTATGAAACCAGAGGAGTATACCAAGGCAATTACATTTGCAGGTAAAATTAAGAACGTTGAACTCGCCCGCGAGTTATTTGATGAAGCTGTGAACAAGCGACTCAAGACAACTACTATGTATAATGCTTTGATGAGTGCTTATATGTTCAATGGCGAGAATGCTAAATGTCAGTCTTTGTTTCTGGACCTCAAGAGGGAACAGGATTGCAGACCTAACATTGTGTCATACAACATTCTCATTTCCGTCTTTGGTCGATTGATGCTAGTTGATCATATGGAGGCAACTGTTCAGGGGTTAATGGAAATAAATCTCTCTCCTAATCTAAAGACATACAATAATGTAATTGCTGCATACGTTACATCTTGGATGTGGGATAGGATGGAAACTACTTTCCAAGAGATGAAGGCAGGCCCTGTTCAGCCTGATACTAGCACCTACTTGCTAATGCTTAGAGGATATGCTCATTCAGGTAATTTAGAAAAGATGGAGGAGATGTACGAGTTGGTAAAAGATCATGTAAATGACAAGGAAATCGAATTGATTAGAGTTATGATTTGTGCATATTGCAAGAGTTCTGGTAAAGACAGAGTGGAAAAAATACACACACTACTAAACCTCATTCCAGAAGATCAATACAGGGCTTGGTTGCATGTTTTGCTGATCAGGGTTTATGCTCAGGAAGATTGTTTTGAGGTGATGGAGAGGTCAATAGATGAAGCATTTGAGCGGAAAACCTCCATACATACTGCCGGTGTGATGCGATCTATAATTGCAAGTTATTTCAGATGCAAAGAGGTGGACAGACTAGCACATTTTGTAAAGCGTGCAGAAAGTGCTAGGTGGAGAATTTGTAGGTCCTTATATCACTGTAAGATGGTCATGTATGCCTCAGAACAGCGGTTAGAAGAAATGGAGAATGTTATTAGTGAAATGGCGTGTTTCAACTTGGACCGCACTAAGAAAACACTTTGGATATTGTATCAGGCCTACTTTAATTGTGGTGAAAGAAATAAGGTCGCAAAAGTATTAGGGTTGATGTGGAAGCATGGTTATGAAGTTCCATTGGAGCTAATGCCATCATGA
- the LOC126783036 gene encoding LEC14B protein-like, which produces MFVTSFDDFHEMGYSLSRLTVESDYIDDETHESANNGPNKPFDSLDHEVAQLTKLRSAPNERLRQAGRGRRGRYVSTVKMLEGREGNYSGRGRFSSADCCHVLGRYLPVNGRWVVDQLPSRAYVSQFSADGSLFIAGFQGSHIRIYNVDKGWKVQKDIHAKSMRWTVTDTSLSPDQRQLVYASMSPIVHIVDVGSAETESRANITEIHEGLDFSASDGGGYSFGIFSIKFSTDGREIVAGSSDDSIYVYDLEANKLSLRILAHTSDVNTVCFADESGHLIYSGSDDTLCKVWDRRCFTASRKPAGVLTGHLEGITFIDSKGDGRYFISNSKDQSIKLWDIRKMSSSAAAARNPGPRYHEWDYRWMDYPPQPKDIKHPSDVSVSTYKGHSVLRTLIRSYFSPAYSTGQKYIYTGSHNSCVYIYDLVSGAQVGKLEHHKAAVRDCSWHPYYPMLVSSSWDGEIVRWEFTGNGKSSPPITRKRAWSNNRTVEQLQEDHTTWSPLHSVLAQL; this is translated from the exons ATGTTTGTTACATCATTTGACGATTTTCATGAGATGGGGTATTCACTCAGTAGATTGACTGTTGAGTCTGACTATATTGATGATGAGACTCATGAGAGTGCCAACAATGGACCCAACAAACCTTTTGATAGTTTGGATCATGAAGTAGCTCAGCTCACAAAGCTGAGGTCGGCACCCAATGAGAGGCTTAGGCAAGCCGGACGGGGAAGGCGGGGCCGGTATGTTTCAACGGTGAAGATGTTGGAAGGGAGAGAAGGTAATTATTCAGGAAGGGGGAGGTTCTCTTCTGCTGATTGTTGTCATGTTTTGGGAAGATACTTGCCGGTGAATGGTCGTTGGGTTGTTGACCAATTGCCTAGCCGAGCATATGTCTCGCAGTTTTCAGCAGATGGATCTCTATTTATTGCTGGGTTTCAG GGTAGCCATATTAGAATATACAATGTGGATAAAGGGTGGAAAGTCCAGAAGGACATTCATGCCAAAAGTATGCGATGGACAGTGACTGATACATCTCTTTCCCCCGATCAACGCCAACTC GTCTACGCAAGCATGTCACCTATTGTGCATATAGTTGATGTGGGATCTGCTGAGACAGAATCTCGCGCTAATATAACG GAAATCCATGAGGGTTTGGATTTTTCTGCTAGTGATGGTGGAGGATACTCCTTTGGTATTTTCTCCATAAAATTTTCAACAGATGGACGTGAGATTGTTGCTGGAAGTAGTGACGATTCCATATATGTTTACGATCTTGAAGCTAATAAGCTTTCCCTTCGAATTTTGGCGCACACA TCTGATGTGAACACTGTTTGTTTTGCTGATGAAAGTGGCCATCTTATTTATTCTGGGAGTGACGATACTCTCTGTAAG GTGTGGGATCGACGTTGCTTTACAGCCAGCAGGAAGCCAGCAGGAGTCTTGACTGGGCACCTAGAAGGTATTACATTCATTGATAGCAAAGGAGATGGTCGTTACTTCATTTCAAATAGCAAAGATCAGAGCATAAAACTTTGGGATATCAGGAAAATGTCCTCTAGTGCTGCTGCTGCCCG CAATCCAGGGCCAAGATATCATGAATGGGATTACAGATGGATGGACTACCCACCTCAGCCAAAAGATATAAAACATCCATCTGATGTATCAGTGTCTACATATAAAGGTCATTCGGTCTTGCGTACACTTATTCGCTCCTACTTCTCCCCGGCATATAG CACTGGTCAGAAGTACATCTACACTGGATCTCACAATTCATGcgtttatatatatgatttg GTGAGTGGAGCCCAAGTCGGAAAATTGGAGCATCATAAAGCAGCTGTTAGAGATTGTAGTTGGCACCCATATTACCCCATGCTTGTCAGCTCTTCCTGGGATGGGGAGATTGTTAGATGGGAATTCACAGGAAATGGCAAATCATCACCACCTATCACCAGAAAGAGAGCCTGGAG CAATAACAGAACAGTGGAACAGCTGCAAGAAGATCACACAACCTGGAGTCCATTGCATTCTGTTTTGGCTCAGTTATGA
- the LOC126782378 gene encoding gibberellin receptor GID1B-like — translation MAGSNEVNLSESKKVVPLNTWVLISNFKLAYNLLRRSDGTFNRELAEFLDRKVPANTIPVDGVFSFDHVDRSTGLLNRVYQMAPANHAQWGIVNLEKPLSTTEIVPVIIFFHGGSFTHSSANSAIYDTFCRRLVNTCKAAVVSVDYRRSPEHRYPCAYDDGWSALKWVKSRTWLQSGKDSRVYVYLAGDSSGGNIAHHVAVRAAEAEVEVLGNILLHPMFGGQMRSESEVKLDGKYFVTIQDRDWYWRAYLPEGEDRDHPACNPFGPRDKGIKGLKFPKSLVVVAGLDLMHDWQLAYVEGLKSSGQEVKLIFLKEATIGFYFLPNNQHFYCLMEEIANFVNPDC, via the exons ATGGCTGGTAGTAATGAAGTCAACCTCAGTGAATCCAAG AAAGTTGTTCCACTCAATACATGGGTTCTCATCTCCAATTTCAAGCTGGCCTACAATCTTCTCCGCCGCTCCGACGGGACATTCAACCGTGAGCTGGCGGAGTTCCTTGACCGTAAAGTCCCTGCAAACACTATCCCAGTTGACGGTGTCTTCTCCTTCGATCATGTCGACAGAAGCACCGGCCTGCTCAACCGGGTTTACCAAATGGCCCCTGCAAACCATGCTCAGTGGGGCATTGTGAATCTCGAGAAACCCTTGAGCACCACTGAGATTGTGCCTGTCATAATCTTCTTCCATGGTGGCAGCTTCACTCATTCCTCGGCCAACAGTGCTATCTATGACACCTTCTGTCGCCGCCTTGTGAACACCTGCAAGGCTGCTGTGGTGTCTGTGGACTACCGCCGCTCGCCTGAACATCGCTACCCTTGTGCTTATGATGACGGCTGGTCAGCTCTCAAGTGGGTTAAGTCGAGGACTTGGCTGCAGAGTGGGAAGGACTCCAGGGTTTATGTCTACTTGGCTGGAGATAGCTCTGGTGGCAACATTGCACACCATGTTGCTGTGAGGGCAGCTGAAGCTGAAGTTGAGGTCTTGGGGAACATCCTTCTTCATCCAATGTTTGGAGGGCAAATGAGGAGTGAATCTGAGGTTAAACTAGATGGCAAGTACTTCGTAACGATTCAAGACCGCGATTGGTACTGGCGAGCCTATCTACCTGAAGGAGAAGATAGAGACCACCCTGCCTGCAACCCATTTGGCCCCAGAGATAAGGGGATTAAAGGGCTCAAGTTCCCCAAGAGTCTTGTAGTTGTGGCTGGCTTGGACCTGATGCACGATTGGCAATTGGCTTATGTCGAAGGGCTGAAGAGTTCTGGGCAGGAGGTGAAGCTCATTTTCCTCAAGGAGGCCACAATTGGGTTCTACTTCCTGCCTAACAATCAGCATTTCTATTGTCTAATGGAGGAGATAGCCAACTTCGTCAATCCTGACTGTTAA